AACACATCTATGAAATAACTGTGGGTGTGAAAAtaaaacagtgagttacattcccaaaaataatataatcctTTCAAAATtgcattataaattttaagcaattaaaatataattttattgtatattaattcatgatttcattatttttgaaatattttgggaggataaaatacaatttatgtatataaattttaattttatcatttataaaagGGTTAAAAAGTAAATTTCCATTTGGGGTTGGCCCTGCTGCAAGTATGATCTATGTTGATTGAATCACAAGTGGTGTAATAAAGAATTAGTGTTTAGTATCTAATTGACTTCAATATCcttagtttttaataaacaccgaTCTCAAAGATCAATCACTAgaaaagttttatatttatatgtatgtatgcaagTATGTATTCTTACTTCTCCTCCAATGGCTTCAAGTTGGAAATTCTCTTGGCAAGAAACCCTAGCGTCGAGCACGTCAAGGCCAAGCTCTTCAAAGATTTCCAATATGGAAACAAGCAAACCAGGGCAATTCTTttccaaaaacacattaataaGGAAACCTTTCTCTAGGGCTTCCACAGCAACTTGCTGAAAACCaaatgaaaaacttaaaatcaatttaaattttttattttttatttttgaaagaaaatcaatataaaaattagaggCTGCCCTTTTGGGTTTTTTACTTGCTTCCTAATTAGAAAACAAATGTAGCAGTTAAAATGTTTATGTCAAAAAGGAAATAATAGATGAATAGATTCACCATAGGCAGAGGATTCTGGGAAGTTGAAATTCCTGAAGTTCCAGTTTCTTGGTCCAGCAGTTCCACCTTTTCTTTCAACTCTTCTATGTATCTCGATGCGTCCACAATGATTGAGGTTTTATTTACCTGcaagaaaacaaatacaaaatgaAACTAAATCACTCATGCCATCCACTCTATTAACCTCATGGACTATAATATGATGGAATTTTTTCGATTCAGCATACACTTTTAACTAATATAACATCATAAGAAACTCAATCACTCAATAGTGTGATCGTTAAGATagaatagaaatgaaaaagaaaacaaagcagGAAGTGAAAAGGTAGGATTATCATccataaaagttaaaaagagtTGTAGGCCAAATTACAGCAGTAGAATTGACAACAGAGCGAAGGCGTTGCAGTTTCCGATAGACAGATGGTTTCTTTCGATCTCTAGAAGACATGATTCCTGGCTTTAATATTTAGAATATCAACTTTATTTGCAAAAACCTTTGACCCTTTCTTTTTCACAGCGAGGATTAATTTGCAAGGGTATTTAAAGAAGTAGTTTAATCCCACAGCTACATAATATAGTTGTTTGTTTCCTCCATGAGGAGGACCTCCATTCCCCCCCTTCAACCCAATTTACTGATATGACCTCCTTCATTTACAAGGATACAAGTACTGTTAGATATCATCCATGGTGTTCAAGCACAGAGGTTAGTTGCTTAGGGATTTCATAAAATCTATAcgttatttataattttcaaatctttgaaataaaagttATCACGGGCTTAAATGCGTACAAACTCATATTAATATCATCCAAGCACAGAGTCTAAATAGTTTTCATAGTGTTTTGtgactttataaaatatatagactacTCATCACCTCttaatccttaaaatattcCTTCAAATTATTACAATAAACCGAGACTAACTAAATTAGAACTCTAGTAGTGAGACCAAAACTTCTTTGATTctcaataaaatgaaaatttaaagtcaaatcattttgataattacttagttttatgctaaagtagtaaaattaattgattttctcATAATCATAGTCATAATCATAGTAATGTTGaaagtaattttcattttagttacaAACTGAATTAAGTCAATTGTTCTTTGTTAATTAATGAGATTTGATTTAATGACAAAGTTAAGTTTATGAtgactttaaaatttcaaattcaagtcTTACTATGTTAATCAGCTTAAGTAagtcaattattaaattatttctgaGTGggttagtttattaaattacttattcaattcaatacttataataattaatttttatgctaACTGTTGCTATGATTGTAAGTTAGAGCTTAAAAATTGTTACCAGAGAGgcctaataaatttattattatttcattatttattctaacatcatttgaaattgaattaaaaaaactatttttcaatcaaaataaaattatacaaattttaagtCACGATATACAGTATCATTTTTACAACACTTCTTAGTAGTTTTACTTGATAATTTTTAGCCATTTAAATAACTTACTTTCAACAAAGGAAAGTGTTATACCCCTCCACCATTTAGACACGTGTCAATATTAGACACATTGTTGACCCAAGCGTTGCCTCCTTTTGAAGCAGTGCTTTCGCAAGCCACTTAATCTCAACCGTCCCCCCAACTTGGAAGAAGGCATCCACCCACAACTATATGTGAACGCACTTTCAAGACAATAAGGGGTCTATTTAGGTATAACAACTTCGTACTGATAGAAACCCATGATATACGGTCGTGAATATATTTTATGCATTCagcatgaataaatataaatcccACCACGTCATCCTAATGGACAAAAAGACGTCCCCTATAAATACCCTGAAGATAGATGAAGAAGGGATTATCTTTTAACACCTTAAAATCACTCAGAGCAATTATCTTCTTAATCAACCTGTCCTCTTGTCTTTGCTCCGGCTCTCGACCTCTTTAGATGAACCGACTTTCTTTGCATCACCATGATCTTCTATTTGCTTTGCCTTATCCTAATCCCTAGTTGAACCTTATATCAATAGGAAGgatataatgtaattttaaccaaaatagcatttttaattaatttgaagatgtcttaattttttattagagttttactcattattctaattttaaatttaaatttttactaattattttttataggcttaatgacaaatttggccactaacgtttacatgttttgtcaaaatggccctaattgtatttttgagcttTTTTTGGTCATcaacctttgtttttttttttaacaaatttgatgaaagtaCCGTTCAAAAAGTTAATGAAGTGATATGGAATTTCATACGTGGAATATTTTTGTTGAGTATGCCTCATATTTCTGTCAAATTTGAGTGATTATCTCCcagttaaattttgtttatttgttgcAGTCGAACTttaattagtctagattattttattattatttcacctacaaatttagcctataaatagactcttttacaatcttagaaaatacactcattaaagattaaaactcatagcacttttggagaattttgtgtttacgttttaagGGTTATTTGTTTTCGGGTTTCgtggtttagttttttttatctccATTATAGTTGCTTAGGGATTTCATAAAATGTATACATTATTTATAATCTCTAAATCCTTGAAATAAAAGTTATCGTGAACTTAAATGCATTCGAACTCATATTAATACCATTCAAGCACAGAGTCCAATTAGTCTCCATATGCTTAGTGACTTTATAAAATGTATAGACTATTTATCACCTCTCAAtccttgaaataaaatatattaaccgCTTAAATACATTTGAACTTATTTCCTACAAATTATTGCAACAACAATgatattatctaaattaaaactcttTTAGGGAGACCAAAACTTCTTTGAttctcaataaaaataaaaatttaaagttcgTGGTTTGGGGAGACCTCGACAGTGAATAGGCTCCGTAATAAATTAAGAGCCTTGAATCCCCGTATTTTGTTTCTTAGTTTGAAAAGGATGGAGATGGTGCGTTTGAAGTGTGGTTATTATAATGGGATTGACATTGGGGCGGGGGGTTCGAAGGGTGGCTTGTCGTTGGGTTGGAATGGTAATGACCTGGTTTCGATTAGAAGTTATTCATCCTATCATGTACATGCGATAATTCATGACCCTGATAATGGAGTTGCATTGAGGCTTACGGGCTTTTATGGCAGTCCTGATAAACGTTATAGATGGGCTTCTTGGGATCTTCTTCGTAGTTTGGGGCATGATCAGTCTATGCCTTGGTTGGTGATTGGCAATTTCAACGAAATCTTAAGCTCGTTTGAGAAAAAATGAGGTCGTCTTAAGTCGGCACATCAAATGGCTGAGTTTCGATCTACTTTGGAGGATTGTTTACTTTATGGTGTCGGTTATACTGGTAGATGGTTTACTTGGGAACAGGGGCGATTTTCTTCTATAAACTTATGGGAACGACTGGACAGAGGTGTTGCTACTCCTAATTGGTTGCAtctttttttagatttttctttagAACATTTGAGTCACTCATTTTTCGATCAATGTCTGCTATTGCTGAATACCATGGGTAGGATGCGACAAAAGGAAAATAGTTCGACTTTTCCCTTTCGTTTTGAAGCTAAATGGTGTTTGGATGATTCTTTTGAGGAAGTAGTTCAGCGGGGGTGGACTGGTCATCATGGTAGCCTACCATCTAAGCTAACGTATTTAGGacattttttccaaaattggaGTCGTTCACGTTTTCATGAACAGAAGGGTCATCATTTGAGATTGGAAAAAAGGTTTTTTGTTCTGTTGGAACAAGATCCAACAAATGAAATTTTGGGAGAAATCTTGGAGGTGCAACTTGGGTTgaattttgaagcaaataaaGATGAGGTTTTTTGGGCTCAGAGTGCCGTCTCAATTGGTTTCAGTATGGCGATAGGAATTCTTCCTTTTTCCATAGGGTGGCTGTGGCCCGTCACAATCGCAATCGGATCCTTGGGTTGGAAGATGATTCTGGTCAGTGGATTACGGGTACAGTGGATATGAAGAGAATTGCTGTGAAATATTTTGAGAACCTATTTACAGCCTCTGACGTGGGAGGTGATAATAGGGTACTTGGCCTTAttgaaaaatagatttctaGGAATATGAATGAAATCAACCGTTCATAAAAGATGATATTTGGCTAGCAGTTAAGTCAATGGCGCCATTGAAGGCCCTAGGATCTGATGGTTTTCCAACATTATTTTTTCAGCGATTTTGTCATATTGTTGGTGATgaggtttgtaatttttgtttggaGGTTCTGAACGGCAGAAGGGAAATGGGAGAGATTAATAAAACACATGTCGTTCTTATCCCCAAAATCGATAAACCTAAAGATCTTTCGCAATTTCGTCCTATTAGCTTATGTAATGTTCTCTATAAGATCATTGCTACAGTTATCGTATAAGCCCTTTGCTAGGCTTCTATATTGATAAAGCTTAAGGTGCTTTTATTCCTGGAAGGAAAATTTCGGATAATACACTTATCGCCTATGAGGTTATTCATTCTctaaagatgaagaagaagggTAAACATGGGAACTTTGCATTTAAGCTTGATCTGAGCAAAGCTTATGATCGGGTGGAATGAGATTTCTTGGCCGGAATATTGTCCAGATTGGGCTTTCATCAAGACTGGTTGGTTCTTATCATGCGTTGTGCCTGTTCAGTCACTTATACGGTGGGCATTAATGGTGATGTTAGTGAGAGTTTTATTCCGTCTAGAGGCTTAAGGCAAGGGGATCCTCTTAGTCCCTATCTTTTCCTCCTTTATGCGGAAGGGCTTTCTTGTCTGTTGAGGGAGGCTAAGATTAAAAATGAGCTAAACGGAGCTCAGATTAGTAGAAGTAAGTTCATAATAACTCATTTGTTGTTTGCTGATGATTGCATCATTTTTTGTGACGCTTCAGTTGAGGATGCCTGCTCTGTCTGCAATATCTTAAAGGAGTATGAGATGGTCTCGGGGCAAAAAATTAACTTGGGAAATTCATTAATCTATTTTGGCGCGAATGTGGGTGAGGCGGCCCATTCTTTGATCATTGACATTTTGGGTGTTAGATGGGCAACGAACCCTGACAAGTATTTGGGTCTACCAATGATGGTTAGGAGGAAGAAGAGATGGGCCTTTTCAAAATTTGCGGATCGTTTTCGGAAGCACATTGCGGGATGGAGTTTTAGGTATCTTTCGATGGGTGGGAAAGAAGTGCTTATTAAGGCAGTTCTTCAAGCTCTTCCAGTctatattatgtaatgttttgCGTTACCTAAAACCGTTTGTCATCAACTTGAAGAAATATTGAATAAGTTTTGGTGGGCCAATAATAAGACATCTAAAGGAATCCATTGGAGTACGTGAAGTGCACTTTGCTTACCGAAGGCCTATGGTGGGATGGGTTTCCATGATCTTTGTTTGTTTAACAAAGCCCTTTTAGCCAAGCAAGTTTGGAGAATTTTTACTCAGCCTGATTGTCTCCTTTCGAAAGTGTTTAAAGCTCGTTATTTTCCATCGTCTGATATTTTTTCAGCTAAAGTGGGGTTTTACCCTTCCTTTACCTGGAGGAGCATTTGTAGTGCCAGGGATATGTTTGATGATGGTCTTCTGCGGCGGATAGGCAATGGGGCGAAGGTGAATATCTAGAATGATCTTTAGGTACTGAGTCCTGGAAATGGTCGTCTGTTAGTTCATTCTATGGATATTAATTGGACCACTGTGGATCAACTTTTAAATGAAGAGTCTTGTACCTGGAAAAATGATGTGATTTATAGACTTTTTGATGATGAACAAGCTCGGTGTATCCTCAACATCCCTCTTGTTGGGCGTGGGTCTTCAGATATTGTCGTTTGGCGGCATGATACATCCGGGGAATACTCAGTGAAGAGTGGGTATAGGTCTTTGCTTACAAATGTGATTCAACAAACAGTTACAACTAAGaattacaaaaacatttttACATCAATTTAGGATCTCCAGATCCCTGCCAAGATAAAAATTGATCTTTGGCGCCTCCTTAAGAATTATGTGCctcattttttgaatttggttcAAAGGAGACTGCGTGTTGATTCTGTGTGTCCCTTGTGCAAGACGAAATCGGAGGATTCACACCATTTATTATGGTATTGTAGTATCCTGCGGCAGCTCTTGTTTCATTTGCAACACTCTCTGGATTTTAGCATTTATACCTCGGATGGAAAAACAAACTTTGTAAGTGCTTTTCTTGCAATGGATATGAATTCTAAGAAACTCAATGCTATCTCTTTGTGGGCCCTATggtataaaagaaataagctGGTTAATGAAGGCCTAAAATTTGAGTTCCATGAAATTGTGGGTTTTATACAGAGCTATGTCCAAGACTTAAGTTTCTATAAAACTAAAGGTCTATCCCTTGTTATGAAAAGGAATTTTTTGTGGAGACCTCCTAAGCCTGAGGTTATTAAGCTAAATTTTGACGCCTCTTTTGCGAGTAACACTAATTTTTCTATCTCAGTTGTGTTAGCCAGGGATTTCGAGGGTCAGATTATGGGTGCATGTACGTACCCGCTGTTGGATGTAACAGATGCTTTTATGGCTGAGGCGAGAGCTTGTGAGAGGGCTCTTTATTTTGCTTTGGATATGGGTTTTAGGAAGGTTGTCCTAGAGGGTGATTCTCTTACTGTTATCAagaaattaaactcaaatattGTTGATAGATCTATTCTCAATCCTATTTCTTAGCACATTCAGGTTTTAGTTGTATCTTTTGAAGATGTTACTTACATTTTTGTTCCCAGGGAGGCAAATAAGGAGGCTCATGAGTTGGCGATGGTTGGCCGGAATCAGAAATTGCCATGTTTTTGGGTTGAAGAGGCACCCTCATCTGTTATTGAGGCGGTGGAGTCGGATCGCTATGAGTGGTTCCATCGTTGCTGATTTTGTTGTGGGCTTTGAAGCTTGGAGAAGGTTCTCGAATCTCATTGGTTGTTTTTCCAAAGCTCCTCCTTTTCTGACTTTTGGAGTTCTACATGTTGGTCGTTCTATCGAAAATTTTCTGTTGGTATTCTTTTGGGTctttcttgttgttttagctTTGGTTTTGTGGCTATTTGTTTTCATCTTTGACGGTCTATTTTTCTGCTTTTTGGTTTTGCTACGTTGTTGACTGGATGATTGTTAGTCGTTATCTTGAGCCATGCGCTCGTTTTTAATGAATATCAgctttattacaaaaaaaaaatttttaagtcaaatcattttgataattacttaattttatgcTAAAGTAGTAGATTTAATTGATTTACTCATAATCATAGTCATAATCATAGTAATGTTGAaagtaattttcatttaagttataaacttaattaaattaattgttctctgttaattaatgaaattttgatttaacgatAAAGTTAAGTTTAtcataactttaaattttaaattcaagtctTACTATGTTAATCATGTCTAAGTAAGtcaattattgaattatttattatttatgagtgggttagtttattaaattaattattcaactcaatacttataataattaattcttaTGCTAACCGTTGCTATGGTTATAAGTTAAAGCTTAAAAATTGTTACCAGAGAGgcctaataaatttattattatttcattatttattctaattatttattctaacatgatttgaaattgaattaaaaatactatattttcaatcaaaataaaattatataatttttaagtcaCAACATACACTTATGTTTAATAAGAgtattaatttttcaacacGTCTTAGTTGTTTTACTTGATAAGTTTTAGCCATTTAAATAACTTACTTTTGACAAAGGAAAGTGTTATATCCCTCCACCACTCAAACACGTGTTAATACTACACACATTGTTGACCAAGTGTTGCCTCCTTTTGAAGCAGTGCTTTCACAAGCCACTTGTTCTCAACCACCCCCTCAACTTGGAAGAAGGCATCCACCCACAATTATATGTGAACACACTTCCAAGACAATAAGGGGTCTATTTAGGCATAGCAACTTCGTACTGATAGAGACCCATGATATACAGTcatgattatattttatgcaTTTAGCAGGAATGAATATATATCCCACCACGTCATCCTAATGGTCAAAAAGACGTCTCCTATAAATACCTTGAAGATAGATGAAGAAGGATTATCTTTTAGCACCTTAAAATCACTCGGAGCAATTATCTTCTTGATCAACCTGTCCTCTTGTCTTTGCTCCGGCTCTCGACCTCTTTAGATGAATCGACTCCCTTTGCATCACCATGATCTTCTCTTTGCTTCTCCTTATCCTAATCCCTAGTTGAACCTTATATCAATAGGAATgatataatgtaattttaaccaaaatagagcatttttaattattttgaagatgtcttaattttttttattagagtTTTTCTCATTcttctaatttcaaatttaaattttta
This genomic window from Gossypium raimondii isolate GPD5lz chromosome 10, ASM2569854v1, whole genome shotgun sequence contains:
- the LOC105775814 gene encoding transcription factor SCREAM2, with translation MSSRDRKKPSVYRKLQRLRSVVNSTAVNKTSIIVDASRYIEELKEKVELLDQETGTSGISTSQNPLPMQVAVEALEKGFLINVFLEKNCPGLLVSILEIFEELGLDVLDARVSCQENFQLEAIGGENQSNAEGIDAQMVKQAVMQAISKWSENI